A single window of Cytobacillus dafuensis DNA harbors:
- a CDS encoding DinB family protein codes for MSQLLKHFLSHRNVTNELVKKIEESNYSYKPTETSMSTEKLVTHMYTSYYKFIKTVKVGDGSPFMEKLEHPEFNLSQLGEHYTELSKELLESLTEDELNRDIDMTKIFGMNVTGHQMVQMAIEHEIHHKGNLFVYVREMGHIELPLYMNVK; via the coding sequence ATGAGTCAGCTTTTAAAGCATTTTTTATCGCACCGTAACGTTACAAATGAATTAGTCAAAAAAATCGAGGAGTCTAATTACTCCTATAAACCAACTGAAACTTCAATGAGCACTGAAAAACTTGTTACACATATGTACACTTCCTATTATAAATTTATTAAAACGGTGAAGGTGGGAGATGGATCCCCTTTTATGGAGAAATTAGAGCATCCAGAATTTAATCTTTCACAATTAGGTGAACATTACACAGAATTATCAAAAGAGCTTCTCGAATCCTTGACAGAAGATGAGTTGAATCGTGATATCGATATGACAAAAATATTTGGAATGAATGTAACAGGCCACCAAATGGTGCAAATGGCAATTGAACACGAAATACATCATAAAGGCAACTTGTTTGTATATGTACGGGAAATGGGGCACATTGAGCTTCCACTATATATGAATGTAAAATAA
- the trpA gene encoding tryptophan synthase subunit alpha, producing the protein MTRIHKVMQELKNNNGKAFVPYVMAGDGGLQSLPERITFLEKAGATAIEIGIPFSDPVADGPVIQQAGLRALENGTTLKAVIQTIGEIRPIVHIPLIIMTYMNPILAYGIPKFIEDSFRAGVDGLILPDLPVEEEDIIAGHADKAGIEIIRLVSLTSPLERIHNIANRGKGFLYAVTVNGITGVRQGFNEQLLQHLKKVKNISNLPVLAGFGISTSTHVQEIIQYCDGVIVGSKIIELFNQGDLDGIVELINAVKTVKNSLKDL; encoded by the coding sequence ATGACCCGAATTCATAAGGTTATGCAAGAATTGAAAAATAATAATGGGAAGGCGTTTGTTCCATATGTTATGGCAGGTGATGGAGGATTACAATCTTTACCTGAGCGCATAACATTTTTAGAAAAAGCAGGTGCAACTGCGATTGAAATCGGCATACCCTTCTCAGATCCCGTTGCAGATGGACCCGTTATTCAGCAAGCTGGATTAAGAGCATTAGAAAATGGCACAACATTAAAAGCAGTCATACAGACCATAGGAGAAATTCGCCCCATTGTTCATATTCCTTTAATCATCATGACCTATATGAATCCTATATTGGCTTATGGAATACCAAAATTCATTGAAGATAGCTTTCGAGCTGGAGTAGATGGATTGATTCTGCCCGATTTGCCAGTTGAAGAGGAGGATATTATTGCTGGCCATGCGGATAAAGCGGGTATTGAGATAATAAGACTTGTTTCTTTAACAAGCCCGCTTGAGCGGATTCACAATATCGCTAACAGGGGAAAGGGATTTCTATATGCAGTTACAGTGAATGGGATTACTGGCGTAAGACAAGGATTTAATGAACAACTTCTTCAGCACTTGAAAAAAGTAAAAAACATAAGCAATTTGCCTGTTTTAGCGGGATTTGGTATTTCCACTTCAACTCATGTACAGGAAATAATTCAATACTGTGACGGAGTTATTGTTGGCAGCAAAATTATAGAGCTTTTTAACCAAGGAGATTTAGATGGGATTGTAGAATTAATTAATGCTGTGAAAACAGTAAAAAACAGTTTAAAAGATTTATAG
- the trpB gene encoding tryptophan synthase subunit beta, translating to MTSLTYTLPDERGHFGAYGGRYVPETLMQAVLELEIEYKKAMADPSFQRSLHGLLKDYVGRETPLYFAHNLTEHLKGAKIYLKREDLNHTGAHKINNSLGQALLAERMGKRKVVAETGAGQHGVATATACALLGLECMIYMGAEDIHRQQMNVFRMELLGAKVISVNSGSATLKDAVNEALRYWVTNVEDTHYILGSVMGPHPFPMIVRDFQSVIGYETRKQFIEKEGKLPEAVVACIGGGSNAMGMFYPFIKDETVRLFGVEAAGLGIDTYKHAASMTKGKPGILHGAMMYLLQDGNGQIQEAHSISAGLDYPGVGPEHSHLKDIGRVHYESIKDEEALEALKLLCQLEGIIPALESSHAIAYALKLAPTMNRDDGVVICLSGRGDKDVETVRARLGGNE from the coding sequence ATGACGTCATTAACTTACACATTGCCTGATGAACGAGGGCATTTTGGTGCATACGGAGGCAGGTATGTTCCAGAGACATTAATGCAGGCTGTTCTTGAATTAGAAATCGAATATAAAAAAGCGATGGCAGATCCATCCTTTCAAAGGAGTCTTCATGGACTCTTGAAAGACTATGTTGGTCGCGAAACCCCATTATATTTTGCCCATAACTTAACGGAGCATTTGAAGGGGGCAAAAATTTATTTAAAGCGGGAGGATCTCAATCATACTGGTGCACATAAAATTAATAATTCATTAGGGCAAGCTCTATTAGCAGAAAGAATGGGGAAAAGGAAGGTCGTAGCGGAAACTGGAGCCGGACAGCATGGAGTTGCAACTGCCACTGCTTGTGCACTGCTAGGCTTAGAATGCATGATTTATATGGGAGCTGAGGATATTCATAGACAGCAGATGAATGTTTTTCGAATGGAGCTCCTAGGTGCAAAGGTAATAAGTGTAAATTCAGGGAGTGCTACATTAAAAGATGCAGTTAATGAAGCTCTTCGTTACTGGGTAACAAATGTAGAAGATACTCATTATATTCTAGGGTCAGTTATGGGCCCACATCCTTTTCCAATGATTGTTCGTGATTTTCAAAGTGTAATCGGATATGAAACAAGAAAGCAATTTATTGAGAAAGAAGGTAAGCTTCCTGAAGCGGTTGTTGCCTGTATCGGAGGTGGGAGTAATGCTATGGGAATGTTTTATCCATTTATTAAGGATGAAACAGTTCGATTATTTGGTGTAGAAGCAGCTGGATTAGGGATTGATACGTATAAGCATGCAGCTTCCATGACAAAGGGGAAACCAGGTATTCTGCACGGAGCAATGATGTATTTACTTCAGGATGGGAACGGACAAATTCAAGAAGCACATTCTATTTCAGCTGGACTTGATTATCCTGGCGTAGGACCTGAACATAGTCATTTAAAGGATATTGGCAGAGTACATTATGAATCCATTAAAGATGAAGAAGCATTAGAAGCTTTAAAGCTGCTTTGTCAATTAGAAGGAATTATTCCTGCTTTGGAAAGCTCCCATGCGATTGCCTACGCACTAAAGCTAGCACCTACAATGAATCGTGATGATGGAGTTGTGATTTGTTTATCTGGCAGAGGAGATAAGGATGTAGAAACAGTGAGAGCAAGATTAGGGGGTAATGAGTAA
- a CDS encoding phosphoribosylanthranilate isomerase, with amino-acid sequence MKVKICGITDLETALFAVQSGADAIGFVFADSKRRISPEMAKKIILQLPKKVLKVGVFVNEVVEVIQNIVNETGINVIQLHGDETPEFCTQFTNPVIKALSIKTTADLQQMKHFSCEYFLLDSPRGKYHGGNGVAFDWSILNNVQLEGKKIILAGGLTSENILRAIEITDPHMVDVSSGVETNGKKDIAKINGFIERAKKLKEEVL; translated from the coding sequence ATGAAAGTAAAAATTTGTGGCATTACAGATCTCGAAACGGCATTATTTGCCGTCCAATCTGGAGCGGATGCAATAGGTTTTGTATTTGCTGATAGCAAAAGAAGAATATCTCCCGAAATGGCAAAAAAAATCATCTTACAGCTACCCAAAAAAGTATTAAAGGTTGGAGTGTTTGTAAATGAGGTAGTGGAAGTTATTCAAAATATAGTGAATGAAACTGGCATTAATGTCATTCAGCTTCATGGAGATGAAACACCTGAATTTTGCACACAGTTTACTAACCCAGTGATAAAAGCGTTAAGCATCAAAACAACCGCTGATTTACAGCAAATGAAACATTTCTCATGTGAATATTTTCTATTGGACAGTCCGAGAGGCAAATACCATGGAGGAAACGGAGTCGCCTTTGATTGGAGCATTCTTAACAATGTTCAATTAGAGGGGAAGAAAATCATACTTGCTGGCGGTTTAACGAGTGAAAATATTTTGAGAGCCATTGAAATAACCGACCCACACATGGTCGATGTCAGCAGTGGGGTTGAAACAAATGGAAAAAAGGATATAGCAAAAATAAATGGCTTTATAGAAAGGGCTAAAAAACTTAAGGAGGAAGTATTATGA
- the trpC gene encoding indole-3-glycerol phosphate synthase TrpC produces MATILDKILEQKKHEILTLKKEALVVPNSPSRKKCSFLERLQTGKEIAIIAEFKRASPSKGDINTELDPVSQALSYIKYGADAISVLTDTPFFKGSFADLNSIREAVNAPVLCKDFIIDEVQIVKAKSAGANIILLIAAALNEGRLKELYTFAVNNGMEVLMEVHNEDELYKALQAGARIIGVNNRDLKTFTVDLAVTERLGPKIKRAGAFLISESGIRTKKDVQRVINAGVNGILVGEAFMQASNLESLISEMKNY; encoded by the coding sequence ATGGCGACAATTCTTGATAAAATTTTAGAGCAAAAAAAACATGAAATTTTAACACTGAAAAAGGAAGCGTTGGTCGTGCCTAATTCCCCTTCAAGAAAGAAATGCTCCTTCTTGGAGCGGCTACAAACAGGCAAAGAAATAGCGATTATTGCAGAATTCAAGAGGGCGTCTCCATCAAAAGGAGATATTAACACCGAATTAGATCCTGTTTCCCAAGCCCTTTCCTATATTAAATATGGCGCAGATGCAATTTCTGTATTAACCGATACACCATTTTTTAAAGGAAGCTTCGCAGATCTAAATTCTATTCGAGAAGCGGTTAATGCCCCAGTTTTGTGTAAAGATTTTATCATTGATGAGGTTCAGATTGTAAAGGCGAAATCTGCAGGAGCTAATATAATCCTATTAATCGCAGCTGCACTAAATGAAGGAAGATTAAAGGAGCTTTACACTTTTGCAGTTAACAATGGGATGGAAGTGCTAATGGAGGTTCATAACGAGGATGAGCTTTATAAAGCTCTACAGGCTGGTGCAAGAATAATTGGAGTAAATAATCGAGATTTAAAAACATTTACAGTTGATTTGGCGGTGACAGAGAGACTTGGCCCTAAAATCAAAAGAGCTGGTGCCTTTCTTATTAGTGAGAGTGGCATTAGAACTAAAAAGGATGTCCAAAGAGTGATAAATGCTGGTGTGAATGGGATTCTCGTTGGTGAGGCTTTTATGCAAGCGAGTAACTTAGAATCATTAATAAGTGAAATGAAAAATTATTGA
- the trpD gene encoding anthranilate phosphoribosyltransferase: protein MKNILKRLADRKSLSELEMKEAMDHILENDVTDSEIAAIMMSLVIKGETVEEIAGIAKAIQEKSHKFNKKIPNVLDNCGTGGDGSKSFNISTTSTFVIAGAGIPVAKHGNRSITSRTGSADVLEHIGMNLNLSPERIEEILEDIGIAFLFAPNVHPRIKKIMKVRNDLRIPTTFNLIGPLTNPVRLESQVLGIYRRDMTAIFAEVLKTLGRKRAIVLNGAGYMDEASLQGDNHLAILENGTITEKILHPNDVGLPTYTNDAIRGGDSKDNAEILLKVLKGEKGAFRDTVLLNAGIGIFTGGKARTIQQGVKIAEEVIDSGVALEKLELLIKLSQSSQQGVI from the coding sequence ATGAAAAACATACTAAAGCGTTTAGCAGATCGTAAATCTTTATCAGAGTTAGAAATGAAGGAAGCAATGGATCATATTTTAGAAAATGATGTAACAGATAGTGAAATTGCTGCGATTATGATGAGTCTCGTTATTAAGGGAGAAACAGTAGAGGAAATTGCAGGGATCGCGAAGGCAATACAGGAGAAGTCCCATAAATTTAACAAAAAGATTCCGAATGTTTTGGATAATTGTGGAACAGGGGGAGATGGTTCTAAAAGCTTTAATATCAGTACAACATCTACGTTTGTTATAGCAGGAGCCGGAATCCCAGTGGCCAAACATGGAAACAGGAGCATAACAAGCAGGACGGGGAGTGCAGATGTTTTAGAGCATATCGGAATGAACTTGAATTTGTCACCAGAAAGAATAGAAGAAATCCTCGAGGATATTGGAATCGCCTTTTTATTCGCTCCAAATGTTCATCCACGTATCAAAAAAATTATGAAGGTAAGGAATGATTTAAGGATTCCGACAACCTTCAATTTAATCGGTCCGCTTACAAATCCAGTCAGGTTGGAATCACAGGTGCTGGGTATTTATCGCAGAGATATGACAGCGATATTTGCTGAAGTATTAAAAACACTGGGCAGAAAACGAGCAATCGTTTTGAATGGTGCTGGATATATGGATGAAGCATCTCTTCAAGGCGATAATCATCTTGCTATTCTTGAAAATGGAACAATCACAGAGAAAATTCTGCATCCGAATGATGTTGGATTGCCTACTTACACAAATGATGCCATTAGAGGTGGAGATTCAAAAGATAACGCTGAAATTTTGCTGAAGGTTTTAAAGGGGGAAAAGGGTGCGTTCAGAGACACAGTCCTTCTTAATGCTGGGATTGGCATTTTTACAGGCGGGAAGGCACGAACGATCCAACAAGGTGTAAAAATTGCGGAAGAGGTTATCGACTCTGGTGTGGCATTGGAAAAACTTGAACTGCTAATAAAATTAAGTCAATCCTCCCAGCAGGGGGTGATCTAA
- a CDS encoding anthranilate synthase component II, whose translation MILLIDNYDSFTFNLYQYFGELGEEVKVVRNDMISLAEITSLKPDAIVLSPGPGRPEHAGQCLAIIESFHQSIPILGICLGHQAIGYAFGAKIDKARRIMHGKISNIKHTGSELFEYMPQPITVMRYHSLVIAKGTMPASFKVLAKSMDDNEIMAIRHETYPVFGLQFHPESIGTDLGKRMLANFLLIVRRERNHEKHTKAFSRS comes from the coding sequence ATGATATTACTTATTGATAACTATGATTCCTTTACTTTTAATCTCTATCAATATTTTGGCGAGCTAGGTGAGGAAGTGAAGGTTGTTCGCAATGACATGATCTCTCTGGCAGAAATTACGAGCCTAAAGCCTGATGCGATCGTTTTATCACCTGGACCAGGTAGACCAGAGCATGCTGGTCAATGTCTAGCAATTATTGAATCTTTCCATCAATCAATACCGATATTAGGAATTTGCCTAGGACATCAAGCAATTGGATATGCATTTGGTGCGAAAATAGATAAGGCAAGAAGGATTATGCATGGCAAAATCTCAAACATAAAGCATACCGGTTCGGAATTATTTGAATACATGCCTCAGCCTATCACTGTAATGCGCTATCATTCGCTCGTTATTGCAAAAGGGACCATGCCAGCGAGTTTTAAAGTTCTTGCTAAATCGATGGATGACAATGAAATTATGGCAATTCGACACGAGACTTATCCTGTTTTCGGTCTGCAATTCCATCCTGAATCAATTGGAACAGATCTAGGTAAGCGTATGTTAGCAAACTTTTTACTTATTGTTAGGAGGGAAAGAAATCATGAAAAACATACTAAAGCGTTTAGCAGATCGTAA
- the trpE gene encoding anthranilate synthase component I, producing the protein MKTKDQMLIKELEGDTLTPILIFQRLSGKKKFLLESSLKHERSGRFSIIGADPTFELIGEGNSSFVISGNEKEMIHEKPLEVLKKLLPEDHLHALEQFPFCGGAVGFIGYDVIRQYENIGEPPKDELKIPDVHLMFFEEAVVYDHLEQKVYLVAIPLKRKRMELEKRLEKRSAEIFNDFTNSNSGKAALSAFQASMSKENFIKKVKKAKEHILEGDIFQVVLSQRLQATLEGDPFEFYRKLRVKNPSPYMYYLDFEDYKIAGASPESLIKVNSNKVAINPIAGTRHRGKTETEDSDLEKDLLQDEKELAEHRMLLDLGRNDIGRVCEFGSIQIEKKMQIEKYKHVMHLVSEVSGKLKKPYSAIDALIACLPAGTVSGAPKIRAMEIINELEDVKRGVYSGAIGYFSANGNMDFALAIRTMLVKDQKAYIQAGAGIVHDSIPEKEYEETIHKLKSFLEEQDDITY; encoded by the coding sequence ATGAAAACGAAAGATCAAATGTTAATAAAGGAACTTGAAGGAGATACATTGACTCCAATCCTTATCTTTCAACGATTAAGTGGCAAGAAAAAGTTCCTCCTCGAAAGCTCTTTAAAACATGAAAGGTCTGGCAGATTTTCTATTATTGGTGCAGACCCAACTTTTGAGTTGATTGGGGAGGGGAATTCATCCTTCGTTATTTCGGGAAATGAAAAAGAAATGATTCATGAAAAACCATTGGAAGTATTAAAAAAATTATTGCCCGAAGATCATTTACATGCATTAGAGCAATTTCCGTTTTGTGGAGGGGCGGTTGGTTTTATTGGCTACGATGTCATTAGACAATATGAAAATATAGGTGAGCCGCCAAAAGATGAATTAAAAATACCCGATGTGCACCTAATGTTTTTCGAGGAGGCCGTTGTATATGACCATCTTGAACAAAAGGTTTATTTAGTGGCTATCCCATTGAAGAGAAAAAGAATGGAACTCGAAAAGAGATTGGAAAAACGCAGTGCAGAAATTTTTAATGATTTCACAAATAGTAATTCTGGAAAAGCTGCTTTGTCTGCCTTTCAAGCTTCAATGAGTAAAGAGAATTTTATTAAAAAGGTTAAAAAGGCAAAAGAGCACATCTTGGAGGGCGATATTTTTCAAGTAGTACTGTCTCAGAGGCTTCAAGCCACTTTAGAAGGAGACCCATTTGAATTTTACAGAAAGCTAAGAGTCAAAAATCCATCACCATATATGTATTATTTAGATTTTGAAGACTATAAAATTGCAGGTGCATCCCCTGAGAGCCTAATAAAAGTGAATAGCAATAAAGTGGCCATTAACCCGATTGCTGGTACGAGGCATAGAGGAAAAACCGAAACGGAAGACAGCGACTTAGAGAAGGATTTACTACAAGATGAAAAGGAGCTTGCTGAGCACCGCATGCTTTTAGATCTTGGCAGAAATGATATAGGGCGCGTATGTGAGTTTGGTTCCATCCAAATTGAGAAGAAAATGCAAATTGAAAAATATAAACATGTGATGCACTTAGTTTCAGAAGTAAGCGGAAAATTAAAAAAACCTTATAGTGCCATTGATGCTTTGATCGCATGTTTACCAGCGGGTACTGTGTCAGGTGCTCCGAAAATTAGAGCAATGGAAATAATTAATGAATTGGAGGATGTGAAAAGAGGGGTTTACTCTGGGGCTATTGGATATTTTTCAGCAAATGGAAATATGGACTTTGCACTAGCGATTCGAACAATGCTAGTGAAGGATCAGAAAGCCTATATTCAAGCAGGGGCGGGAATCGTGCATGATTCCATCCCAGAGAAAGAGTATGAAGAGACGATTCATAAACTAAAATCTTTTTTGGAGGAACAAGATGATATTACTTATTGA
- a CDS encoding MOSC domain-containing protein produces MERKIITLNIGRPNLHRWNGMTVNSAIRKKLVEEVMLTKEGFIGDAVANREFHGGPDRAVCLYPYEHYEFWEKEFNKPLESPAFGENICVQNMLEKDVYIGDIFSLGKAIVQVTQGRIPCAAISKHNDVDQLLRRVVETGFTGYLFRVIEEGIVDIDSNFELIDRKQEKFSVLTGNHLMFHDRKNRKAIEEFIQLEELAEDWKTKFTKALNH; encoded by the coding sequence ATGGAGAGGAAGATTATTACATTAAATATTGGAAGGCCGAATTTACATAGATGGAATGGGATGACGGTTAACTCTGCTATTAGAAAAAAACTGGTAGAAGAAGTGATGCTGACAAAGGAAGGATTTATTGGCGATGCAGTTGCAAATAGAGAGTTTCATGGCGGACCGGATAGAGCCGTTTGCTTATATCCTTATGAACATTACGAGTTTTGGGAAAAAGAATTTAACAAACCATTGGAATCACCGGCATTTGGCGAGAATATTTGTGTACAGAATATGTTAGAAAAAGATGTTTATATAGGAGATATTTTTTCATTAGGTAAGGCAATTGTTCAAGTTACACAAGGTCGTATACCTTGCGCAGCAATCTCAAAACATAATGATGTGGATCAATTACTGAGAAGAGTTGTTGAGACTGGATTTACTGGTTATTTATTTAGAGTTATTGAAGAAGGCATTGTTGATATAGACTCAAATTTTGAGTTAATCGATCGAAAACAGGAAAAATTTTCAGTCCTCACAGGGAATCATTTAATGTTCCATGATCGAAAAAATCGAAAAGCGATTGAAGAATTCATTCAGCTAGAGGAGCTAGCAGAAGACTGGAAAACTAAATTCACTAAAGCGTTAAATCACTAA
- a CDS encoding MFS transporter, with protein MEHVEKLKFGSKNADKKRSRDNVQKQKWAILSLASIPLVMTLGNSMLIPVLPEMEKNLNITPFQTSMILTVYSVVAIILIPVAGCLSDHFGRKKIIIPSLIIAGIGGIVSGWAAWKIDDAYWIILCGRALQGVGAAGAAPIVMPLIGDMFNNDDEISSSLGMIETSNTFGKVLSPILGAFLAGFIWYLPFFAFPVFCGISILLVSLLIKAPKERQVPIPFKKFLQNIKDTFIHNGKWLYAIFIIGAIMMFVLFGVLFYLSDVLEKTYDIKIIKKGFLLAVPLGALCLASFITGKVIKENKVLMKWIIFGGSTLTSIAVAILSFSDGVWFMIILFIFGGIGIGVALPCLDALITCGIEKEERGTITSIYSSMRFIGVAAGPPTVAILMKNAENSLFYVLSGLTAIAIIATFMAIKPD; from the coding sequence ATGGAGCATGTTGAGAAATTAAAATTTGGAAGCAAAAATGCAGATAAAAAAAGGTCTAGAGATAATGTTCAAAAGCAAAAATGGGCGATTCTTTCACTCGCTTCCATACCACTCGTCATGACACTTGGTAACTCTATGCTTATTCCAGTTTTGCCAGAAATGGAGAAAAATTTAAATATCACTCCATTTCAAACAAGTATGATATTAACAGTTTATTCAGTAGTTGCAATTATATTAATTCCTGTTGCTGGGTGCTTATCCGATCATTTCGGAAGGAAAAAGATTATTATTCCTAGCCTCATTATTGCTGGTATCGGTGGCATTGTATCTGGATGGGCTGCTTGGAAAATAGATGACGCCTATTGGATTATTCTTTGTGGAAGAGCATTGCAAGGTGTAGGCGCAGCTGGAGCTGCACCTATCGTTATGCCTTTAATTGGGGATATGTTTAATAATGATGATGAAATTAGCAGTTCACTTGGGATGATAGAAACTTCTAATACATTTGGTAAAGTATTAAGTCCAATACTTGGAGCCTTTCTAGCTGGATTCATTTGGTATTTACCATTTTTTGCGTTTCCAGTGTTTTGTGGAATCTCCATTTTGCTTGTATCCCTTTTAATCAAAGCACCTAAAGAACGACAGGTGCCCATTCCATTTAAGAAGTTTTTGCAAAATATAAAAGACACCTTTATCCACAATGGAAAATGGCTATATGCCATCTTTATTATTGGGGCAATTATGATGTTTGTCCTCTTTGGAGTTCTTTTTTATTTATCTGATGTACTCGAAAAAACGTATGATATAAAAATTATTAAAAAAGGGTTCCTTCTTGCTGTTCCGCTTGGAGCATTGTGCCTTGCTTCCTTTATTACAGGAAAAGTGATTAAAGAAAATAAGGTCTTAATGAAATGGATCATTTTTGGAGGTTCAACTCTAACATCTATTGCCGTTGCTATTCTAAGTTTTTCGGACGGTGTGTGGTTCATGATCATATTATTCATTTTTGGGGGAATCGGTATTGGTGTTGCTTTACCGTGTTTAGATGCATTAATTACTTGTGGAATTGAGAAGGAAGAAAGAGGAACCATAACGTCTATATATAGTTCGATGAGATTTATCGGTGTTGCTGCAGGACCTCCGACTGTAGCAATATTGATGAAGAACGCTGAAAATTCCCTTTTTTATGTACTAAGCGGCCTAACTGCCATAGCGATCATTGCAACATTTATGGCTATAAAGCCTGATTGA
- a CDS encoding putative holin-like toxin, with translation MPMTVFETIMIMISFSSLIIAVLSFNHKK, from the coding sequence ATGCCTATGACAGTATTCGAAACGATCATGATCATGATTTCATTTTCGAGTTTAATTATTGCTGTCTTGTCTTTTAACCACAAAAAATAG
- a CDS encoding DUF2935 domain-containing protein, with product MAASFEKAAKLEHGFWLQVLGDHARFIYDSLAPKEKELIDEATYFIQVFDSLLTRVEVENLVELSMKADEEAKKIRDFKLKILERHLVGQIKIHLGPTFMNHMVNEVEEYLLILKYLKKGETPPVFHELHHHLIWLLDAAGHASAISHNMDQIEMKIKNRSDKFIKDFESFYIKAVEMAGFLRSNIKSFPALERFNKDISIEMKLFMNFLNEIEELELSKEALGTFAALMADHMFREECYYLMKLAESTNLEKPDCDPTKQRIKE from the coding sequence TTGGCTGCTAGCTTTGAAAAAGCTGCTAAATTAGAACATGGATTTTGGCTGCAAGTGTTAGGAGATCATGCCCGATTTATTTATGATTCACTCGCCCCAAAAGAAAAAGAATTAATAGATGAAGCGACTTATTTTATTCAGGTGTTTGACTCTCTTCTTACCAGGGTTGAAGTAGAAAACCTAGTAGAGCTTAGTATGAAGGCAGATGAAGAAGCAAAGAAAATTAGGGATTTTAAGCTAAAGATACTTGAACGCCATCTTGTTGGACAAATTAAGATTCATCTTGGTCCAACATTTATGAATCATATGGTTAATGAAGTGGAAGAATATTTACTTATTTTAAAATATTTAAAGAAAGGTGAGACACCTCCTGTATTTCATGAGCTCCATCATCATTTGATTTGGTTATTGGATGCCGCTGGTCATGCAAGTGCAATTTCACATAATATGGATCAAATTGAAATGAAAATTAAAAATAGGAGCGATAAATTTATAAAGGATTTTGAATCATTTTATATAAAAGCAGTTGAAATGGCGGGATTTCTTCGTTCAAATATTAAATCATTCCCTGCTTTGGAAAGATTTAATAAAGATATTTCAATTGAAATGAAGCTTTTCATGAATTTTTTAAATGAAATTGAGGAATTAGAACTTAGTAAAGAGGCTTTAGGAACATTTGCAGCATTAATGGCTGATCATATGTTTAGAGAGGAATGCTATTATTTAATGAAGCTCGCCGAATCAACTAACTTAGAAAAACCCGACTGTGATCCAACAAAACAGAGGATAAAGGAATAA